In Pyxidicoccus xibeiensis, the following proteins share a genomic window:
- a CDS encoding glucose-6-phosphate isomerase, translated as MTERELWERYQRYLCVVPSVGFTLDVSRMQFPADFLERMRPRAEEAFSKMEALEKGAIANPDEKRMVGHYWLRAPELAPDAGLKKEITDTVAAIHAFAKDVHGGTVKPQKAARFTQLLLVGIGGSALGPQLVADALGTAKDAMQVHFLDNTDPDGIDRVVAQLGERLAETLTLVISKSGGTKETRNGMLETEHAYQAKGLDFSKHAVAVTGAGSELDNHARKQGWLRTFPMWDWVGGRTSVMSAVGLLPAKLQGLDIDGLLEGAREMDAATRQRDVLKNPATLLALMWHQAGGGRGTKDMVILPYKDRLLLMSRYLQQLVMESLGKELDLDGKVVNQGIAVYGNKGSTDQHAYVQQLREGVLNFFVTFIEVLKDRQDAPFEVEPGVTSGDYLTGFLLGTRRALYEKGRESLTLTVPDVSARTVGALIALYERAVGLYASLVHINAYHQPGVEAGKKAAGVVLELQRKVMARLKEARSEARSAEQLAADIGAPDEAETVFKVLEHLAANPGRGVQRTGGPGPAEARFRAQ; from the coding sequence ATGACCGAGCGTGAGCTGTGGGAGCGGTACCAGCGGTACCTGTGTGTCGTCCCGTCCGTGGGGTTCACGCTCGACGTCTCGCGCATGCAGTTCCCGGCGGACTTCCTGGAGCGGATGCGCCCGCGCGCGGAGGAGGCCTTCTCGAAGATGGAGGCGCTGGAGAAGGGCGCCATCGCCAACCCGGACGAGAAGCGCATGGTGGGCCACTACTGGCTGCGCGCGCCGGAGCTGGCGCCGGACGCCGGGCTCAAGAAGGAAATCACCGACACGGTGGCGGCCATCCACGCCTTCGCGAAGGACGTGCACGGCGGCACGGTGAAGCCGCAGAAGGCGGCGCGCTTCACGCAGCTCTTGCTAGTGGGTATCGGCGGCTCGGCGCTGGGGCCGCAGCTGGTGGCGGACGCGCTGGGCACCGCGAAGGACGCGATGCAGGTGCACTTCCTCGACAACACCGACCCGGACGGCATCGACCGGGTGGTGGCGCAGCTCGGTGAGCGGCTGGCGGAGACGCTCACGCTGGTCATCAGCAAGTCGGGCGGCACCAAGGAGACGCGCAACGGCATGCTGGAGACGGAGCATGCGTACCAGGCGAAGGGCCTGGACTTCAGCAAGCACGCGGTGGCCGTCACGGGTGCCGGCAGCGAGCTGGACAACCACGCGCGCAAGCAGGGCTGGCTGCGCACCTTCCCCATGTGGGACTGGGTTGGCGGGCGCACCTCGGTGATGTCGGCGGTGGGCCTGCTTCCGGCGAAGCTGCAGGGGCTGGACATCGACGGGCTGCTGGAGGGCGCGCGGGAGATGGACGCGGCGACCCGGCAGCGGGACGTGCTGAAGAACCCGGCCACGCTGCTGGCGCTGATGTGGCACCAGGCGGGTGGCGGCCGGGGCACCAAGGACATGGTCATCCTGCCGTACAAGGACCGGCTGCTGCTGATGTCGCGCTACCTCCAGCAGCTCGTCATGGAGTCGCTGGGCAAGGAGCTGGACCTGGACGGCAAGGTGGTGAACCAGGGCATCGCCGTCTACGGGAACAAGGGCTCCACGGACCAGCATGCGTACGTGCAGCAACTGCGTGAGGGTGTGCTCAACTTCTTCGTCACCTTCATCGAGGTGCTGAAGGACCGCCAGGACGCGCCCTTCGAAGTGGAGCCCGGCGTCACCAGCGGCGACTACCTGACGGGCTTCCTGCTGGGCACGCGGCGCGCGCTCTACGAGAAGGGCCGCGAGTCCCTGACGCTCACCGTGCCGGACGTGAGCGCGCGCACGGTGGGGGCGTTGATTGCGCTCTACGAGCGCGCGGTGGGGCTCTACGCCAGCCTCGTGCACATCAACGCGTACCACCAGCCGGGCGTGGAGGCGGGCAAGAAGGCCGCGGGCGTGGTGCTGGAGCTGCAGCGCAAGGTGATGGCGCGGCTGAAGGAGGCACGCTCGGAGGCACGTTCCGCCGAGCAGCTCGCGGCGGACATCGGCGCGCCGGACGAAGCGGAGACGGTGTTCAAGGTGTTGGAGCACCTGGCCGCCAACCCGGGCCGGGGCGTGCAGCGCACGGGCGGGCCCGGCCCGGCGGAGGCGCGCTTCCGCGCGCAGTGA
- a CDS encoding LysR family transcriptional regulator, whose amino-acid sequence MDMRWDDLRYLLAVARQGSLAGAARELRVDATTVGRRLEALEKALGTRLVLRGARTLALTEGAEAVVARARQMEDSLRALHATVAADARTVGTVRLSATEYLGHALLAPGLADLHARHPGLDVELVVGSEVADLQRGDADLALRLAPPRGDALVVRKVAEMAFAMYASRGYLRRRGAPRPGDFHGHAVLAYRAGLTSGAESDELNRLTAGARRLLLSNSSPVLREAAAAGLGVALLPCLSGERDSRLTRVGAGVLAKRSLWLVVHKDLQRTPRVRAVSDWVAELCKRERAGLAGTAGATE is encoded by the coding sequence ATGGATATGCGATGGGACGACTTGCGGTACCTGCTCGCGGTGGCGCGCCAGGGCTCGCTGGCGGGGGCGGCCCGCGAGCTGCGCGTGGATGCCACCACGGTGGGACGGCGGCTGGAGGCGCTGGAGAAGGCGCTCGGTACCCGGCTGGTGCTGCGAGGCGCGCGCACGCTGGCGCTCACGGAGGGCGCGGAGGCGGTCGTCGCTCGGGCGCGGCAGATGGAGGACTCGCTGCGCGCGCTCCACGCCACGGTGGCGGCGGATGCCCGCACCGTGGGCACCGTGCGGCTCAGTGCCACCGAGTACCTCGGCCACGCGCTGCTGGCCCCGGGCCTGGCGGACCTGCACGCGCGCCACCCCGGGCTGGACGTGGAGCTGGTGGTGGGCTCCGAGGTGGCGGACCTCCAGCGCGGCGACGCGGACCTCGCGCTGCGACTGGCGCCGCCCCGGGGAGACGCGCTGGTGGTTCGCAAGGTGGCGGAGATGGCCTTCGCCATGTACGCGTCGCGCGGCTACCTCCGCCGGCGAGGCGCGCCCCGGCCCGGAGACTTCCACGGGCACGCCGTGCTCGCCTACCGCGCGGGCCTCACGTCCGGGGCCGAGTCGGACGAGCTGAATCGGCTGACCGCGGGCGCGCGCCGGCTGCTGCTGAGCAACAGCTCTCCCGTGCTGCGCGAGGCAGCGGCGGCCGGGCTCGGCGTCGCGCTGCTCCCGTGCCTCAGTGGTGAGCGGGACTCCCGGCTGACGCGCGTGGGCGCGGGCGTCCTGGCGAAGCGCTCGCTCTGGCTGGTGGTGCACAAGGACCTGCAGCGCACCCCGCGCGTGCGCGCCGTGTCCGACTGGGTGGCGGAGCTGTGCAAGCGGGAGCGGGCGGGGCTTGCCGGCACGGCGGGGGCGACGGAGTAG
- a CDS encoding alpha/beta hydrolase family protein, with amino-acid sequence MTQATVLEQGLGPAVRSMASDEGAIRVDTGPGVPFPIRARDGYTLSGTLYPHSGTELGGVVLVSAAVGARQRYYGRFAAWLAGRGLPTVTYDYRGIGGSRPESLTGFGAQFQDWGALDLAGAIATVRERFPGRRVLVVGHSAGGQLLGLADNAREVSALLTVTSGSGYYRLFPQRLRMALNWRVLAPVLVKSFGKLPGWAGTGEDLPAGVAEQWARWCLTPDYLLSEGGEARREAYASLDLPLRAYSFTDDPIGSPEAVRALLSIYADAAVEHRLLSPEQLGQPIGHFGFFRESFRDTLWADAADWLADKALSPRYAQSA; translated from the coding sequence ATGACTCAGGCAACGGTGCTGGAGCAGGGACTGGGCCCGGCAGTGCGGAGCATGGCGTCGGACGAAGGCGCCATCCGCGTGGACACGGGCCCGGGCGTCCCCTTCCCCATCCGGGCACGTGACGGCTACACGCTGTCGGGCACGCTCTACCCCCACTCGGGCACGGAGCTGGGCGGCGTGGTGCTGGTGAGCGCCGCCGTCGGAGCGCGGCAGAGGTACTACGGGCGCTTCGCGGCGTGGCTGGCCGGGAGAGGCCTGCCCACCGTCACCTATGACTACCGGGGCATCGGAGGCTCACGTCCCGAATCGCTCACGGGCTTCGGGGCGCAGTTTCAGGACTGGGGAGCGCTGGACCTGGCGGGCGCCATCGCCACGGTGCGCGAGCGCTTCCCGGGGCGCCGGGTGCTGGTGGTGGGGCACAGCGCGGGCGGTCAGCTGCTCGGGCTCGCGGACAATGCGCGCGAGGTGTCGGCACTGCTCACGGTGACGTCAGGCTCGGGGTACTACCGGCTGTTCCCGCAGCGGCTGCGCATGGCCCTCAACTGGCGCGTGCTGGCGCCGGTGCTGGTGAAGTCCTTCGGGAAGCTGCCCGGCTGGGCAGGCACGGGGGAGGACCTGCCCGCGGGCGTGGCCGAGCAGTGGGCGCGCTGGTGCCTGACCCCGGACTACCTGCTGAGCGAGGGAGGCGAGGCGCGCCGCGAGGCCTACGCCTCACTGGACCTGCCGCTGCGGGCCTACAGCTTCACGGACGACCCCATCGGGTCGCCAGAGGCGGTGCGCGCCCTGCTGTCCATCTACGCGGACGCCGCGGTGGAGCACCGCCTGCTGTCACCCGAGCAGTTGGGGCAGCCCATCGGCCACTTCGGGTTCTTCCGTGAGAGCTTCCGCGACACCTTGTGGGCAGACGCCGCGGACTGGCTCGCGGACAAGGCGCTGTCGCCCAGGTACGCGCAGAGCGCCTGA
- a CDS encoding SDR family NAD(P)-dependent oxidoreductase: MDLELRGKAALVTGSSRGIGRAIATALVREGARVCLTARGAEGLEATATELRALGAQVVTVVTDVATQAGAVEAVDAAVRAFGTLDILVNNVGGSGGAGAFDAATVAQWASVLDRNLMSAVWCSQRAVEVMRERGGGCIVHINSIYGREYATSAPYTTAKAGLTALTKEMAVDLARHRIRVNGVAPGSILFPGGSWDKRRQADPEKVAKLVRDELPWGRFGAPEEVADVVAFLCSERARWVTGATLPVDGGQGRAF, from the coding sequence ATGGACCTGGAGCTCAGAGGAAAAGCGGCCCTCGTCACCGGCAGCAGCCGAGGCATCGGCCGGGCCATCGCCACGGCCCTCGTACGCGAGGGCGCACGCGTCTGCCTCACCGCGCGCGGCGCGGAAGGCCTCGAAGCCACGGCCACGGAGCTGCGCGCCCTGGGCGCACAGGTCGTCACCGTGGTGACGGACGTGGCCACGCAGGCCGGTGCGGTGGAGGCGGTGGACGCGGCGGTGCGTGCCTTCGGCACGCTGGACATCCTCGTCAACAACGTGGGCGGCAGCGGCGGCGCGGGCGCCTTCGACGCGGCCACCGTGGCGCAGTGGGCCTCCGTCTTGGACCGCAACCTCATGTCCGCCGTGTGGTGCAGCCAGCGCGCGGTGGAGGTCATGCGCGAGCGGGGCGGCGGCTGCATCGTCCACATCAACTCCATCTACGGCCGCGAGTACGCCACCAGCGCGCCCTACACCACCGCGAAGGCGGGCCTCACCGCGCTCACCAAGGAGATGGCGGTGGACCTCGCCCGCCACCGCATCCGCGTCAACGGCGTGGCGCCGGGCTCCATCCTCTTCCCCGGCGGAAGCTGGGACAAGCGCCGCCAGGCGGACCCGGAGAAGGTGGCGAAGCTCGTCCGCGACGAGCTGCCCTGGGGCCGCTTCGGCGCGCCAGAGGAGGTCGCCGACGTGGTGGCCTTCCTCTGCTCCGAGCGCGCCCGCTGGGTGACGGGGGCCACCCTGCCGGTGGATGGAGGACAGGGCCGTGCCTTCTGA
- a CDS encoding DoxX family protein, with protein sequence MSKQKIAYWVVTGLVSLSMTGSAIMYLKGAPGMVAAFQHLGYPDYFRIMLGVAKLLGVVALWAPVPRFLREWAYAGFVIDLIAAAVSHTVMGDPLMASVNPVIVLALMITSHQLWHRVSAASAEAQPAAKLAGA encoded by the coding sequence ATGTCGAAGCAGAAGATTGCCTATTGGGTGGTGACGGGGCTGGTGTCCCTGTCGATGACCGGCTCGGCCATCATGTACCTCAAGGGGGCGCCCGGCATGGTGGCGGCGTTCCAGCACCTGGGCTACCCGGACTACTTCCGCATCATGCTGGGTGTCGCGAAGCTGCTGGGCGTGGTGGCCCTGTGGGCCCCGGTGCCGCGCTTCCTGCGTGAGTGGGCCTATGCCGGCTTCGTCATCGACCTGATTGCCGCGGCGGTGTCCCACACCGTCATGGGGGACCCGCTGATGGCCTCGGTCAACCCCGTCATCGTGCTGGCGCTGATGATTACCTCGCACCAGCTCTGGCACCGCGTCTCCGCGGCCAGCGCCGAGGCGCAGCCGGCCGCGAAGCTCGCGGGCGCCTGA
- a CDS encoding Rrf2 family transcriptional regulator, giving the protein MNCRFTMAAHMLGMLACAEREARGPLTSEEMAGSIQTNAVVVRRLLRDLAQAGLVETKRGVGGGVSLARAADEITLRDVYEAVEECEELLGRYPSGPSQECEIAPLVADYLEVVVARAETAFKESLAATTVAKLSREVGARARRKPARRRASSA; this is encoded by the coding sequence GTGAACTGCCGCTTCACCATGGCCGCACACATGTTGGGAATGCTGGCGTGTGCGGAGCGCGAGGCGCGTGGCCCACTGACGTCCGAGGAGATGGCCGGCAGCATCCAGACCAACGCCGTCGTGGTGCGGCGGCTGTTGCGAGACCTGGCGCAGGCGGGACTGGTGGAGACGAAGCGCGGCGTGGGGGGCGGTGTCTCCCTGGCGCGCGCGGCGGACGAAATCACCCTCCGCGATGTCTACGAGGCCGTGGAGGAGTGCGAGGAGCTGCTCGGTCGCTACCCCTCCGGCCCCAGCCAGGAGTGTGAAATCGCCCCGCTGGTGGCGGACTACCTGGAGGTCGTGGTGGCCCGCGCGGAGACGGCCTTCAAGGAGAGCCTGGCTGCCACCACCGTGGCGAAGCTGTCCCGTGAAGTGGGCGCACGTGCACGGCGCAAGCCGGCCCGCCGCCGCGCCTCCAGCGCCTGA
- a CDS encoding cytochrome d ubiquinol oxidase subunit II has translation MATEALLGFAVAGTFVLYALFGGADFGGGVWDLLASGPRKKEQRALIAHALGPVWEVNHIWLIVGVVLLFAGFPRAFAVLSVALHVPLTLLLLGIVFRGAAFTFRTYDTRGDAVQRQWGLVFSVASVIAPLLLGMCVGAVVGGTIRVEGRAVVSGFFASWLTPFSWVVGVLALCLFAFLAAVYLTHEAPTPELRDDFRRRALGAGVAVFVAAVAVLLMARQGAPRVWQGLLHSPYALALHAGTAVSAAVAFALLWTRRFAWARLAAATQAGLIVLGWAASQHPYLVVPDVTLSSAAAGPTAQRMLLVALVVGALTVLPSLVLLFRVFRPGPAPGGGR, from the coding sequence ATGGCCACTGAGGCGCTGCTGGGCTTCGCGGTGGCGGGGACGTTCGTCCTCTACGCCCTCTTCGGTGGGGCGGACTTCGGCGGCGGCGTGTGGGACTTGCTGGCCTCGGGCCCGCGCAAGAAGGAGCAGCGCGCGCTCATCGCCCACGCACTGGGCCCGGTGTGGGAGGTGAATCACATCTGGCTCATCGTCGGCGTGGTGCTGCTGTTCGCCGGCTTCCCGCGCGCCTTCGCGGTGCTGAGCGTGGCGCTGCACGTGCCGCTGACGCTGCTGCTGCTGGGCATCGTCTTCCGGGGCGCGGCCTTCACCTTCCGCACGTACGACACGCGTGGGGACGCGGTGCAGCGGCAGTGGGGGCTCGTCTTCAGCGTGGCCAGCGTCATCGCGCCGCTGCTGCTGGGCATGTGCGTGGGCGCGGTGGTGGGCGGCACCATCCGCGTGGAGGGCCGCGCGGTGGTGAGCGGCTTCTTCGCGTCGTGGCTGACGCCCTTCTCGTGGGTGGTGGGCGTGCTGGCGCTGTGCCTCTTCGCCTTCCTGGCGGCGGTGTACCTCACGCACGAGGCCCCCACGCCCGAGCTGCGCGACGACTTCCGGCGGCGGGCCCTGGGCGCGGGCGTGGCCGTCTTCGTCGCGGCCGTCGCCGTCCTGCTGATGGCGCGGCAGGGCGCGCCCCGGGTGTGGCAGGGGTTGCTGCACTCGCCCTACGCGCTGGCGCTGCATGCGGGCACGGCGGTGTCGGCGGCGGTGGCCTTCGCGCTGTTGTGGACACGGCGCTTCGCCTGGGCGCGGCTGGCCGCGGCCACGCAGGCGGGGCTCATCGTCCTCGGGTGGGCGGCGTCGCAGCATCCCTATCTGGTGGTGCCGGACGTCACGCTGAGCAGCGCCGCGGCGGGCCCCACCGCGCAGCGCATGCTGCTGGTGGCGCTGGTGGTGGGCGCGCTCACCGTGCTGCCGTCGCTCGTGCTCCTGTTCCGCGTGTTCCGCCCCGGCCCGGCGCCGGGCGGCGGACGGTGA
- a CDS encoding cytochrome ubiquinol oxidase subunit I, translating to MTDLLYARAQMGMSLAFHIVFAAAGVALPVLMVLSDWKARRTGDADYRLLSQKLAKGTAILFAVGAVSGTVLSFELGLLWPEFMGQYGEVIGLPFSLEGVAFFTEAIFLGIYLYGRERVSPNLHLFSGVMVAVSGAASAFFVTLVNVFMNHPSGFTPTPSGPVDVQPLVAMFSPGWQYQTAHVLLSCYQASAFAMAGIHAFVLLRHPGAAFHRKALSVALPLACVTALLQPLVGDLSAKHVAREQPVKLAAMESHFETERGAPIRMGPVEIPNGLSILAFADPDAEVRGLNEFPRDEWPPVAKVHVAFQVMVGTGSAMALLALVTLGYRWRKKAWPQGRKLTWAWLVAGPLGVVALEAGWLVTEWGRQPWIIRGVMRTAEAVTPVPHLAAPFWTFTAVYLFLGVTVVFLLVRQVAGTLPGRHGGDAHGH from the coding sequence ATGACGGACCTGCTCTATGCACGTGCCCAGATGGGCATGTCGCTCGCGTTCCACATCGTCTTCGCGGCGGCGGGGGTGGCGCTGCCGGTCCTGATGGTGCTGAGCGACTGGAAGGCGCGGCGCACGGGGGATGCGGACTACCGGCTGTTGAGCCAGAAGCTGGCGAAGGGGACGGCCATCCTCTTCGCGGTGGGCGCGGTGAGCGGCACGGTGCTGTCCTTCGAGCTGGGCCTGCTGTGGCCGGAGTTCATGGGGCAGTACGGTGAAGTGATTGGCCTGCCCTTCAGCCTCGAGGGCGTGGCCTTCTTCACCGAGGCCATCTTCCTGGGCATCTACCTGTACGGGCGGGAGCGGGTGTCGCCCAACCTGCACCTGTTCTCCGGCGTCATGGTGGCGGTGAGCGGCGCGGCCAGCGCCTTCTTCGTCACGCTGGTCAACGTCTTCATGAACCACCCGTCGGGCTTCACGCCCACGCCCTCGGGGCCGGTGGACGTGCAGCCGCTGGTGGCGATGTTCAGCCCGGGCTGGCAGTACCAGACGGCGCACGTGCTGCTCTCCTGCTACCAGGCGAGCGCCTTCGCCATGGCGGGCATCCACGCCTTCGTGCTGCTGCGCCACCCGGGCGCGGCCTTCCACCGCAAGGCGCTGTCCGTGGCGCTGCCGCTGGCATGTGTCACCGCGCTGCTGCAGCCGCTGGTGGGGGACCTGTCCGCCAAGCACGTCGCGCGCGAGCAGCCGGTGAAGCTGGCCGCCATGGAGAGCCACTTCGAGACAGAGCGCGGCGCGCCCATCCGGATGGGCCCCGTGGAGATCCCCAACGGGCTGTCCATCCTCGCCTTCGCCGACCCGGACGCGGAGGTGCGCGGGCTCAACGAGTTCCCGCGCGACGAGTGGCCGCCGGTGGCCAAGGTGCACGTGGCCTTCCAGGTAATGGTGGGCACGGGCAGCGCCATGGCCCTGCTCGCGCTGGTGACGCTGGGGTACCGGTGGCGGAAGAAGGCGTGGCCCCAGGGGCGGAAGCTGACGTGGGCATGGCTGGTGGCGGGGCCGCTCGGGGTGGTGGCGCTGGAGGCGGGGTGGCTCGTCACCGAGTGGGGCCGGCAGCCGTGGATCATCCGCGGGGTGATGCGCACGGCGGAGGCGGTGACGCCGGTGCCGCACCTGGCGGCGCCCTTCTGGACCTTCACCGCCGTGTACCTCTTCCTCGGGGTGACGGTGGTGTTCCTGCTGGTGCGGCAGGTGGCGGGCACGCTGCCGGGCCGGCACGGAGGTGACGCCCATGGCCACTGA
- a CDS encoding phage holin family protein — protein MDLESERLERSQLETLSTAELIRHALAESRLLVRAELLHAKKELRDELKAAKTAGILIGAGAVLLLAALPCLFVALGLALPLGEALGVLLVGVALLLISGLMLFLGIKRVPKKPLPHTQERLKMDYQLTRETLQ, from the coding sequence GTGGACCTCGAATCGGAACGCCTGGAGCGGAGTCAACTGGAGACGCTCTCCACGGCGGAGCTCATCAGGCATGCCCTGGCGGAGTCTCGCCTGCTCGTACGAGCGGAGTTGCTGCACGCCAAGAAGGAGCTCCGGGACGAGCTGAAGGCCGCGAAGACGGCCGGCATCCTCATCGGCGCCGGCGCCGTGCTGCTGCTCGCCGCGCTGCCCTGCCTCTTCGTGGCGCTGGGACTGGCGCTGCCGCTGGGCGAGGCCCTGGGCGTGCTGCTGGTGGGCGTGGCGCTGCTGCTCATCTCCGGCCTGATGCTGTTCCTGGGCATCAAGCGGGTGCCCAAGAAGCCGCTGCCGCACACGCAGGAGCGGCTGAAGATGGACTACCAGCTCACGCGGGAGACGCTGCAATGA
- a CDS encoding ADP-ribosylglycohydrolase family protein, translated as MPLTPAERQDRFHAAFVGLAIGDALGFPLRGIPPASLARLPGLAEDFAPRPRGKFAKGQFSDDTQLLLAAAESVIREGKVDGRSAAAHLAWLWQEGIILQPPRSLADALQRLAGGTPWMSAGASLGTKCPSVLSRALVVGLLESGRRARLPHDAGVLTIITHKDPVCSAAAAAFAQAAALGMEEEALTPAAFCEELAQAAAVHDKGLAEEVRHLPRLLTWDTSRALSQLRKVGVPPSELKGVDGLPPHVVPVLLTSLYAALKVPHDFREAVALTLRCGGEADVAAALTGALIGAHLGTRVIPARLRKNVLYGDNLVDTADRLFRARQVRETLATAIAHQRRR; from the coding sequence ATGCCGCTGACTCCCGCCGAGCGCCAGGACAGGTTCCATGCGGCGTTCGTGGGGCTCGCCATCGGTGATGCGCTCGGCTTCCCGCTGCGCGGCATCCCACCGGCGAGTCTCGCGCGGCTGCCCGGCCTGGCGGAGGACTTCGCGCCGAGGCCCCGGGGCAAGTTCGCGAAGGGCCAGTTCAGCGACGACACGCAGCTCCTGCTCGCCGCGGCGGAGAGCGTCATCCGCGAGGGCAAGGTGGACGGGCGCAGCGCGGCGGCGCACCTGGCGTGGCTGTGGCAGGAGGGCATCATCCTCCAGCCGCCCCGCAGCCTGGCGGACGCGCTGCAGCGGCTGGCGGGTGGCACGCCGTGGATGAGCGCGGGCGCGTCGCTCGGCACGAAGTGCCCGTCGGTGCTCAGCCGCGCGCTGGTGGTGGGGCTCCTGGAGAGCGGCCGCCGCGCGCGCCTGCCGCATGACGCGGGCGTCCTCACCATCATCACCCACAAGGACCCGGTCTGCTCCGCGGCCGCGGCCGCCTTCGCGCAGGCGGCGGCGCTGGGCATGGAGGAGGAGGCGCTGACGCCGGCGGCCTTCTGCGAGGAGCTGGCACAGGCGGCGGCGGTGCACGACAAGGGCCTGGCCGAAGAGGTCCGTCACCTGCCGCGGCTGCTCACCTGGGACACCTCGCGCGCGCTGTCGCAGCTGCGCAAGGTGGGCGTGCCCCCCAGCGAGCTGAAGGGCGTGGACGGGCTGCCGCCGCACGTGGTGCCGGTGCTGCTCACCTCGCTGTACGCCGCGCTCAAGGTGCCGCACGACTTCCGCGAGGCGGTGGCCCTCACGCTGCGCTGCGGCGGCGAGGCGGACGTGGCGGCCGCGCTCACCGGGGCCCTCATCGGTGCTCACCTGGGCACGCGCGTCATTCCGGCCCGCCTGCGCAAGAACGTGCTGTACGGGGACAACCTGGTGGACACCGCGGACCGGCTCTTCCGCGCCCGACAGGTCCGAGAGACGCTGGCCACCGCCATCGCGCATCAACGCCGCCGCTGA
- a CDS encoding RrF2 family transcriptional regulator yields MHLTLHADYSLRVLLYLATRPGRPSSTQEMADAYGISKHHLVRVVQTLAGQGVVDARAGRSGGVTLACEPKDINVGKVLRAAEPDFHLVECFDRERNACPITPACGLKGVLAEAREAFLAVLDRYTLADLVGRSRPDLANFFLPARAS; encoded by the coding sequence GTGCACCTCACCCTCCACGCCGACTACTCGCTGCGCGTCCTGCTCTACCTGGCCACCCGGCCCGGACGGCCCAGCTCCACGCAGGAGATGGCGGACGCCTACGGCATCTCCAAGCACCACCTGGTGCGCGTGGTGCAGACGCTGGCGGGGCAGGGGGTCGTGGATGCGCGGGCGGGGCGCTCGGGGGGCGTGACGCTGGCGTGCGAGCCGAAGGACATCAACGTCGGCAAGGTGCTGCGCGCGGCCGAGCCGGACTTCCACCTGGTGGAGTGCTTCGACCGCGAGCGCAACGCGTGTCCCATTACACCCGCCTGCGGCCTCAAGGGCGTGCTGGCCGAGGCGCGGGAGGCCTTCCTCGCGGTGCTGGACCGGTACACACTGGCGGACCTGGTGGGCCGCTCGCGGCCCGACCTGGCGAACTTCTTCCTTCCGGCCCGGGCGTCATGA
- a CDS encoding 2Fe-2S iron-sulfur cluster-binding protein — MARVKHESSWYPLEPEESVLEGLLRQGVSVPNSCRAGACQSCLMKAVQGEVPPAARVGLKDTLVAQGYFLACTCRPAQGTELEVAGAEALRVPARITSLVPLSASVLRVRLSTGAPLEYRAGQYVSLVRQDGLARSYSLASLPREDELELHVRLLPGGAMSGWLSGGARVGDTVFVQGPAGSCFYVPGRPEQPLLLAGTGTGLAPLYGIVRDALESGHTGPIWLFHGARTPEGLYLMDELRSLAARHPQLSYRPGVLSGGSRDVADGPLDALIRAEVPKPVGWRAWLCGDAQLVLSLRKKLFLSGLSLKDLHADAFLPSVPQAEVPRAAGVR; from the coding sequence ATGGCGAGGGTGAAACACGAGTCGAGCTGGTATCCGCTGGAGCCCGAGGAGAGCGTCCTCGAAGGGCTGCTGCGTCAGGGCGTGTCCGTTCCCAACTCCTGCCGCGCGGGGGCCTGCCAGTCCTGCCTGATGAAGGCGGTGCAGGGCGAGGTGCCGCCCGCCGCGCGCGTGGGGCTGAAGGACACGCTGGTGGCGCAGGGCTACTTCCTCGCGTGCACGTGCCGGCCGGCCCAGGGCACGGAGCTGGAGGTGGCGGGCGCGGAGGCGCTGCGGGTGCCGGCGCGAATCACGTCGCTGGTGCCGCTGTCCGCGAGCGTGCTGCGCGTGCGGCTGTCCACCGGCGCGCCCCTGGAGTACCGCGCGGGGCAGTACGTCTCGCTCGTGCGCCAGGACGGGCTGGCGCGCAGCTACTCCCTGGCGAGCCTGCCTCGCGAGGACGAGCTGGAGCTGCACGTGCGCCTGCTCCCCGGTGGGGCGATGAGCGGCTGGCTGTCGGGCGGTGCCCGCGTCGGCGATACGGTATTCGTCCAGGGCCCGGCGGGCAGCTGCTTCTACGTCCCCGGCCGCCCGGAGCAGCCGCTGCTGCTGGCGGGCACGGGCACGGGGCTGGCGCCGCTGTACGGCATCGTCCGTGACGCGCTGGAGTCCGGCCACACCGGCCCCATCTGGCTCTTCCACGGGGCGCGCACGCCCGAGGGGCTCTACCTGATGGACGAGCTGCGCTCCCTGGCCGCGCGCCATCCGCAGCTCAGTTACCGCCCGGGCGTGCTGTCGGGCGGCAGCCGGGACGTGGCGGACGGGCCGCTCGATGCGCTCATCCGCGCCGAAGTCCCCAAGCCGGTGGGCTGGCGGGCCTGGCTCTGCGGCGATGCGCAATTGGTGCTATCCCTGCGCAAGAAGCTGTTCCTGTCCGGGCTCTCCCTGAAGGACCTCCACGCGGATGCCTTCCTGCCGAGCGTCCCCCAGGCGGAAGTCCCCCGCGCCGCTGGAGTCCGCTGA